The following are from one region of the Acidobacteriota bacterium genome:
- a CDS encoding sugar phosphate isomerase/epimerase — protein sequence MSLTRRHFIALSAALPWAISAHASTSIPVGLELYSVRDGLAKDPDATVRAVAQMGYQVVEFYAPYFDWTESRTRQMRTLLDDLGIRCLSTHNDESYLSAQNLLRTRDLNLILGSKYVVQASTDPKTTLDQWKVVADNLNAAADQLERSGLKVGYHNHQPEFTPIEGKRPIEILAKSTKPSVMLQLDVGTCLEVGSDPVAWIRANPGRIRSLHCKDWSKEKGFSVLFGEGSVDWKGIFEAAESVGGVEYYLIEQEGSRFSELETAKKCLEEFRKKRVG from the coding sequence ATGTCTCTAACTCGGCGCCATTTTATTGCCTTGTCCGCGGCTCTTCCGTGGGCAATCTCTGCGCACGCGTCTACTTCCATTCCAGTGGGCCTTGAACTCTACTCGGTACGAGACGGGCTGGCGAAGGATCCGGACGCGACAGTGCGTGCGGTCGCGCAGATGGGATACCAGGTTGTCGAATTCTACGCGCCCTATTTCGACTGGACCGAGAGCCGCACGCGGCAGATGCGGACGCTGTTGGATGACTTGGGAATCCGCTGCCTGTCGACGCACAACGATGAATCGTATCTCAGTGCGCAGAATCTGCTCCGCACACGCGACTTGAATCTGATTCTCGGCAGCAAGTACGTTGTGCAAGCCTCCACGGATCCAAAAACGACGCTCGACCAGTGGAAGGTGGTTGCCGACAATCTCAACGCGGCGGCTGATCAATTGGAACGTTCAGGCTTGAAGGTCGGCTATCACAATCACCAACCGGAGTTCACTCCGATTGAGGGGAAGCGTCCCATTGAGATTCTGGCGAAGAGCACCAAGCCTTCGGTGATGCTGCAGTTGGACGTCGGCACATGTCTCGAAGTGGGATCGGATCCGGTAGCGTGGATACGGGCGAATCCGGGCCGAATTCGTTCCCTGCATTGCAAAGACTGGTCAAAGGAAAAGGGCTTCTCCGTGCTGTTCGGCGAAGGTTCCGTGGACTGGAAAGGAATCTTCGAAGCTGCCGAATCAGTCGGCGGCGTGGAGTACTACCTGATCGAGCAGGAAGGCAGCCGATTTTCTGAACTTGAGACGGCGAAGAAATGCCTGGAAGAATTTCGGAAGAAGCGCGTTGGATAG
- a CDS encoding PspA/IM30 family protein translates to MALLERVSTLVRANLNDLIDKAEEPEKMIKQIILDMQNQLLQVKTQVAIAIADQHLLEKKKVENDEKVLEWMRKAELAVDKKHDDLARAALLRVESYREMTANFAQQVEDQKAQVENLKSALRKLEQKLAEANAKADLLIAQHRRARAAHRATDAHTGMDANAKSATFDRMKRKVVREEAIGQAKAELLADDVEDRLAALEKEDRIEQLLVELKTKRGA, encoded by the coding sequence ATGGCATTACTCGAACGCGTATCTACTCTGGTCCGGGCCAACTTGAACGATCTGATCGACAAGGCGGAAGAGCCGGAAAAGATGATCAAGCAAATCATCCTCGACATGCAGAACCAGCTCTTGCAGGTCAAAACGCAGGTTGCGATCGCCATCGCCGACCAGCACCTGCTCGAAAAAAAGAAAGTGGAGAACGACGAGAAGGTACTGGAATGGATGCGTAAAGCCGAACTCGCCGTCGACAAGAAACACGACGATCTCGCGCGCGCCGCCCTGCTCCGCGTCGAAAGCTATCGGGAGATGACAGCCAATTTCGCGCAACAGGTCGAAGACCAGAAAGCCCAGGTCGAAAATCTGAAGTCGGCTCTGCGCAAGCTAGAGCAGAAACTCGCCGAAGCCAACGCCAAAGCCGACCTGCTGATCGCGCAGCATCGCCGCGCCCGCGCCGCGCATCGTGCCACCGACGCGCACACCGGGATGGATGCGAATGCGAAGTCCGCAACCTTCGATCGCATGAAGCGAAAAGTTGTCCGCGAAGAAGCCATCGGCCAGGCCAAAGCCGAACTACTCGCCGACGACGTGGAAGACCGGCTCGCAGCGCTCGAGAAGGAAGATCGCATCGAGCAGTTGCTGGTGGAGTTGAAGACGAAACGGGGCGCGTAG
- a CDS encoding flotillin family protein, producing the protein MFEMSRATEILVFAGLGVLALLFIMSVLARLYKKAGPHEALIVYGFRGKRVVTGHGTIVFPMIENCHNLSLELMSFDVAPQQDLYTKQGVAVTVEAVAQIKVKSDTESVYTAAEQFLTKTDQEREGLIRLVMEGHLRGIIGQLTVEEIVKQPEMVGDRMRATCADDMNKMGLEVISFTIKEVKDKNEYITNMGRPDVARIKRDADVATAEADRDTAIRRAVATRESAVARAQADQERVLAETLSQAKQAEAQRDLEIKKAQYLEVTKKQQAQADKAYDIQTNIMQQQVVAEQVKVQQIEKEQQVKVQEAEINRREKELIATVLKGAEIDRQRIETLANAEKNRLMSEAEGHASSIRQQGEAEAEIIFKKGEAEAKAMNVKAEAFQEYNQAAIIDKLFTSMPEIVRALASPLSNVDKITIVSTGNGETAGMNKITGDMTKMAAQIPALFETLSGMPLSELLGKVRQIGEKGSKADSKDTGKA; encoded by the coding sequence ATGTTTGAGATGTCAAGAGCAACGGAGATATTGGTATTTGCTGGCCTCGGCGTCTTAGCGCTTTTGTTCATCATGAGCGTTTTGGCCCGTCTCTATAAGAAAGCCGGCCCGCACGAAGCGCTGATTGTTTATGGCTTTCGCGGCAAGCGCGTCGTGACCGGTCACGGCACGATCGTGTTCCCCATGATCGAGAACTGTCACAACCTCTCGCTGGAACTGATGTCTTTCGACGTCGCTCCGCAGCAGGATCTCTACACCAAGCAGGGCGTTGCGGTCACGGTAGAGGCCGTCGCCCAGATCAAGGTGAAATCCGACACCGAATCCGTCTACACCGCTGCCGAACAGTTCCTCACCAAAACCGACCAGGAACGCGAAGGCCTGATCCGGCTGGTGATGGAGGGCCACCTGCGCGGCATCATCGGGCAGCTCACCGTCGAAGAAATTGTGAAGCAGCCCGAGATGGTGGGCGACCGCATGCGCGCCACCTGCGCCGACGACATGAACAAGATGGGTCTGGAGGTGATCTCGTTCACCATTAAGGAGGTCAAAGACAAGAACGAATACATCACCAACATGGGACGCCCCGACGTGGCCCGCATCAAGCGCGATGCCGACGTAGCCACCGCCGAAGCCGACCGCGATACCGCGATCCGCCGTGCGGTTGCAACTCGCGAATCGGCCGTGGCGCGCGCCCAAGCCGACCAGGAACGCGTCCTGGCGGAAACGTTGTCGCAAGCGAAGCAAGCGGAAGCGCAGCGCGACCTCGAGATCAAGAAAGCGCAGTACCTCGAAGTCACGAAAAAGCAGCAGGCGCAAGCTGACAAGGCTTACGACATCCAGACCAACATCATGCAGCAGCAGGTTGTAGCCGAGCAGGTGAAGGTGCAGCAGATCGAGAAAGAGCAACAGGTCAAAGTGCAGGAAGCGGAAATCAATCGCCGAGAGAAAGAACTGATCGCAACCGTACTGAAGGGCGCGGAGATCGATCGCCAGCGGATCGAGACCCTCGCCAACGCCGAGAAGAATCGCCTGATGTCTGAGGCCGAAGGACACGCGTCTTCGATTCGCCAGCAAGGTGAAGCCGAGGCGGAAATCATCTTCAAGAAAGGCGAGGCGGAAGCGAAAGCGATGAACGTGAAGGCCGAAGCGTTCCAGGAATACAACCAGGCCGCGATCATCGACAAACTGTTCACCAGCATGCCGGAGATTGTCCGGGCGCTGGCGAGTCCTCTCTCGAACGTGGACAAGATCACCATCGTCTCGACCGGCAACGGCGAAACCGCTGGGATGAACAAGATTACCGGCGACATGACCAAGATGGCTGCGCAGATTCCGGCGCTGTTCGAAACACTCTCCGGAATGCCGCTCAGTGAGCTGTTAGGCAAAGTCCGCCAGATCGGCGAAAAAGGATCGAAGGCGGACAGCAAAGACACCGGCAAGGCGTAA
- a CDS encoding DUF1648 domain-containing protein, with product MTRRPFQFAIALLWLALPLVAWQYWRVWNQLPARMATHFNFSGVPNGWMSREGSAEFIFCLMAFLLVVFSVILWVMSRERAEGVAWSFLGFTAVILGFVAAGNQQVIEYNLRGAPIRVELLAMAITLASVIFTVIFLRSRRGTALPAGVVLAEEIHRGGAWSLVFIPALVTPLIMFRLAPSTATRVSMLLVVALAVLTMAMVWTGFRYRFLQHGLEISALGLRLRSIPRSQIVSYQAERWGPWRGYGIRGIGNTRAFVWGNKVVHIKTTNGDVYVGHRDPQTIVRDLDLVVKNFPGS from the coding sequence ATGACTCGCAGGCCATTCCAATTCGCGATCGCGCTGCTCTGGCTGGCCCTGCCGCTGGTGGCGTGGCAGTACTGGCGTGTCTGGAACCAACTGCCCGCGCGGATGGCCACGCACTTCAACTTTTCTGGAGTGCCCAACGGCTGGATGTCGCGGGAAGGATCCGCCGAATTCATTTTCTGTCTGATGGCATTCCTGCTGGTTGTCTTCAGCGTGATTCTGTGGGTGATGTCTCGCGAGCGCGCTGAGGGCGTGGCCTGGTCATTCCTGGGATTCACTGCGGTCATCCTGGGCTTTGTTGCCGCCGGAAATCAGCAGGTGATCGAGTACAACCTGCGGGGAGCGCCGATCCGCGTCGAACTGCTGGCGATGGCCATCACGCTGGCGTCCGTCATCTTCACCGTGATCTTTCTTCGATCTCGACGCGGCACGGCCTTGCCGGCGGGCGTAGTTCTGGCGGAAGAAATCCATCGCGGAGGCGCGTGGTCGCTCGTCTTCATTCCCGCGCTGGTTACACCGCTGATCATGTTCCGGCTCGCTCCCAGCACGGCGACGCGAGTCAGCATGCTGCTGGTCGTCGCCCTGGCCGTCCTTACCATGGCCATGGTCTGGACGGGGTTTCGTTACCGATTCCTGCAGCATGGGCTGGAAATCAGCGCGCTCGGTTTGCGCCTGCGTTCCATTCCGCGTTCGCAGATTGTGAGTTACCAGGCAGAAAGGTGGGGGCCATGGCGCGGCTATGGCATTCGCGGGATCGGTAACACGCGTGCCTTTGTATGGGGCAACAAGGTTGTCCATATCAAGACGACCAATGGCGACGTGTACGTCGGGCATCGCGATCCGCAGACAATTGTGCGCGACCTGGACCTGGTTGTGAAGAATTTCCCCGGGAGTTAA
- a CDS encoding helix-turn-helix transcriptional regulator: protein MTLAEKIRYLREVEGSLRGFDRPMTQQELLKAIKAETGGSLSQSYLSQIEGGKRPHMTQSTRTLLAKFFKVHPGFLVDDPEGYHTELTSDLRTTEGQLDVWLLQGSERFAHDHEVSEVLIKLAREADTRSCVLMLGEILNTPGLADRLFEALSPEAAASSNAVTATRRQSRGRVARAELNPPATTSRRRL, encoded by the coding sequence ATGACTCTGGCCGAAAAAATTCGCTACCTGCGTGAAGTCGAGGGCTCCCTGCGGGGATTCGACCGCCCCATGACCCAGCAGGAGTTGCTGAAGGCCATCAAGGCCGAGACGGGCGGATCCCTCAGCCAGTCGTACCTGTCGCAGATCGAAGGCGGAAAGCGTCCGCATATGACGCAATCGACGCGCACACTGCTGGCAAAGTTTTTCAAGGTGCACCCCGGCTTTCTCGTGGATGACCCCGAGGGCTATCACACTGAATTGACGTCCGACCTGCGCACGACCGAAGGGCAGCTCGACGTGTGGCTGCTGCAAGGTTCGGAGCGCTTTGCTCACGATCACGAAGTCAGTGAAGTGCTGATCAAGCTGGCGCGCGAGGCGGATACGCGCAGTTGCGTGTTGATGCTCGGCGAAATCCTGAACACGCCCGGCCTGGCTGACCGCTTGTTCGAAGCGCTCAGCCCGGAAGCAGCGGCAAGCTCAAACGCAGTGACAGCGACTCGCCGGCAGTCGCGGGGTAGAGTGGCCCGCGCCGAGTTGAATCCACCGGCCACTACATCCAGGAGGCGCCTATGA
- a CDS encoding SBBP repeat-containing protein has product MTSRRLAIIFLAAIVVATAGSLFYFGSATPVALAKNSASPSRTPVTHVSLPMFFEANQGQTDPSVKFLSRGHGYSLFLTSDEAVLSLQRARTAKKSSVETPLAASTEANVIHMRLAGANSRARVSGAELLAGKSNYFIGNDPSKWHSNISQYGRVNYEAVYPGIDLTYYGNHGQLEYDFRVAPGADPKQIALTFDGASTHLDAGDLVLSTSHGDVRFQAPTVYQMDGHAKKTVAGSFQQLAGNRIGFQIGSYDRNRELVIDPSLSYFTYLGGSGTETNTQVAVDSSLNIYLAGTTDSSDFPKTIGGGKTGARNVFVAKLNPSLLPPLSQLVYATYIGGIGADDTAAVAVDNNGQAYVAGSTTSADYPTTAQAFEPPPVAAGTHGFLTKLDATGVPLYSTYLAGTNGGAPTTDLVTGLAIDTRGNAFLTGTTTSTNSATGFPSTAGGYQITSLSSVQFFASKVDTTNTTHLGNASMLYSTYFGGTTPTSPTITGGGIAIDNSGNMYFTGATNFIFDPNAVIPNQPRTNFPILNAQQACLDQVPTETACDTNLSAPDAFVAKINPNRAGTVGLIYSTYLGGSADDAGLGIAVDSASVAYVTGQTLSSDWVPPTSPAPFQTTFAGGGVGNHDAFIAKIGNPTGTSSTFPLTYFTYLGGTGDDIGQSIAVDSAQGAHVTGSTGSPDLLVLDPLAEQLAFGGKTDAFVAQIITSASSRAAGDYLVYLGGSEADRGLGIVVDVNNSAYVAGETQSADFPQPLPPAPVPYQKTLNGFQDAFLARIGATSVFVETPDPTASPNPASLGNPVTFTFSFTNNGPDPAARVVFSGTFPSSGVTFNSATASPGGSCPAPVNATVLCNIQTVAVAAKVTVTVVLTPTTGTTAINVNPSLSVNGGPFVSFASVPAVPVTDFTIGIAPTSVTINAGESTSFVATLAPNTDKGYAGAITMSDSGLPTGATGTFTSSTVNISGSSAATTTLNISTTARPVSSGSLLHNGPIYATWLPIGGLSLLGLGVGAGVKRRRWLAGMLIGLVAGLILLQAACGNSSSSTTTTTGTPAGTYTITITGSSGSASHNQRVTLIVN; this is encoded by the coding sequence GTGACAAGTAGGCGTCTGGCAATTATTTTTCTGGCAGCGATCGTGGTCGCCACGGCAGGTTCCCTCTTCTATTTCGGCTCGGCTACCCCGGTGGCCCTCGCCAAGAACTCGGCCAGTCCGAGTCGAACTCCGGTCACGCATGTATCGCTCCCCATGTTCTTTGAAGCGAACCAGGGACAAACCGATCCCAGCGTCAAGTTCCTGTCCCGCGGACACGGCTACAGCCTGTTCCTGACCTCGGACGAAGCCGTCCTGAGCCTGCAGCGCGCGCGGACCGCCAAGAAATCCTCTGTAGAGACGCCGCTTGCCGCGTCTACGGAAGCCAACGTGATCCATATGCGCCTCGCCGGGGCAAACTCCCGCGCTCGCGTATCCGGCGCCGAACTTCTGGCCGGGAAGAGCAACTACTTCATCGGTAATGATCCTTCGAAGTGGCACAGCAACATTTCGCAATATGGCCGCGTCAACTACGAGGCGGTCTATCCCGGGATTGATCTGACCTACTACGGCAACCATGGACAACTCGAATACGACTTCCGAGTCGCGCCGGGTGCGGATCCGAAGCAGATCGCTCTGACTTTCGATGGAGCATCGACTCACCTCGATGCAGGCGACCTCGTGCTCTCCACCAGCCACGGCGATGTCCGCTTCCAGGCTCCCACCGTTTATCAAATGGACGGTCACGCGAAGAAGACCGTCGCGGGCAGCTTCCAGCAACTTGCTGGCAACAGGATTGGATTCCAGATTGGCAGCTACGATCGCAATCGCGAACTGGTGATTGACCCCAGCCTGAGCTATTTCACTTATCTCGGCGGCAGCGGCACGGAAACGAACACACAGGTGGCGGTCGATTCCAGCCTGAACATCTACCTGGCGGGCACGACCGACTCGAGCGACTTCCCGAAGACGATTGGCGGCGGCAAAACCGGCGCGAGAAATGTCTTTGTCGCCAAACTCAATCCTTCGCTTCTGCCGCCCCTATCGCAACTGGTCTATGCAACTTATATTGGCGGGATTGGTGCGGATGACACGGCTGCCGTCGCCGTCGACAATAACGGCCAGGCGTATGTAGCAGGCAGCACCACATCCGCGGACTACCCGACGACCGCACAGGCGTTTGAACCACCGCCTGTCGCTGCGGGAACCCATGGCTTCCTGACCAAACTGGATGCGACCGGAGTTCCCCTCTACTCCACTTACTTGGCAGGAACGAATGGTGGCGCCCCTACGACGGACCTCGTAACCGGACTGGCGATTGACACGCGCGGCAATGCATTCCTGACCGGGACGACGACCTCCACGAACTCCGCGACCGGCTTCCCTTCCACGGCCGGCGGCTATCAGATCACTTCCCTGTCGTCAGTCCAGTTCTTTGCCAGCAAGGTCGATACGACGAACACCACGCATCTCGGCAATGCCAGCATGCTGTACTCCACGTACTTCGGTGGCACCACTCCGACTTCGCCTACCATCACGGGCGGCGGCATCGCGATCGACAACAGTGGCAACATGTACTTCACGGGTGCAACGAATTTTATTTTTGATCCCAATGCCGTCATCCCGAATCAGCCGCGCACCAATTTCCCGATTCTCAATGCCCAGCAGGCTTGTCTTGATCAGGTGCCGACAGAAACCGCGTGCGATACGAACCTGAGCGCGCCTGACGCCTTCGTGGCAAAGATCAATCCCAACCGGGCGGGCACGGTCGGCTTGATCTATTCCACTTATCTCGGCGGCTCAGCCGATGACGCCGGTCTCGGCATCGCAGTCGACTCCGCAAGCGTTGCTTACGTTACTGGCCAGACTCTTTCGTCTGACTGGGTTCCGCCGACCAGCCCGGCGCCGTTTCAAACCACGTTCGCCGGCGGTGGTGTGGGCAACCACGACGCATTCATCGCCAAGATCGGCAATCCGACTGGAACCAGCTCCACGTTCCCTCTGACTTACTTCACGTATCTGGGTGGCACGGGCGATGACATTGGACAATCCATCGCGGTTGACTCCGCGCAGGGTGCGCACGTAACCGGTTCCACCGGATCACCGGATTTGCTCGTCCTCGATCCACTGGCCGAGCAACTGGCCTTCGGTGGCAAGACCGACGCGTTCGTAGCGCAGATCATCACGTCTGCTTCTTCACGCGCCGCCGGCGATTATCTCGTCTATCTGGGCGGCAGCGAGGCCGACCGCGGTTTGGGCATCGTGGTCGACGTGAACAACAGCGCCTACGTTGCGGGCGAAACGCAATCGGCGGATTTTCCGCAACCACTTCCGCCCGCGCCTGTCCCCTATCAAAAGACTTTGAACGGCTTTCAGGATGCTTTCCTCGCTCGCATCGGCGCGACCAGCGTTTTTGTGGAAACTCCTGATCCCACAGCCAGCCCGAATCCGGCTTCGCTTGGCAATCCGGTTACGTTCACGTTTAGTTTCACGAACAATGGCCCCGATCCCGCGGCGAGAGTGGTCTTCAGCGGCACCTTCCCATCCTCGGGCGTGACCTTCAATTCCGCTACTGCTTCTCCGGGTGGATCTTGCCCGGCTCCGGTCAACGCCACCGTACTTTGCAACATACAGACGGTTGCCGTGGCCGCCAAGGTGACGGTGACGGTTGTCTTGACTCCGACCACCGGCACTACGGCGATTAACGTAAATCCATCCCTCAGCGTGAATGGTGGTCCGTTCGTAAGTTTTGCTTCCGTCCCCGCCGTGCCCGTCACAGACTTCACGATCGGCATCGCTCCCACATCAGTCACCATCAACGCTGGCGAGAGCACCAGTTTTGTCGCCACCCTTGCGCCAAACACCGACAAGGGCTACGCCGGCGCGATCACCATGAGCGACAGTGGCCTGCCGACCGGCGCTACCGGGACGTTCACCTCATCCACGGTGAACATTTCGGGAAGCAGCGCCGCGACCACCACACTCAATATCAGTACCACCGCGCGGCCCGTCAGCAGCGGAAGCCTGCTGCACAACGGACCGATCTACGCTACCTGGCTGCCAATCGGCGGATTAAGCCTGCTCGGCCTGGGCGTCGGCGCCGGCGTTAAGCGTCGTCGCTGGCTGGCCGGAATGCTGATCGGACTGGTGGCTGGTCTGATCCTGTTGCAAGCGGCTTGCGGAAACAGCAGCAGCTCGACGACTACGACCACTGGCACGCCGGCCGGAACGTATACGATCACGATCACGGGTTCGTCGGGATCAGCGTCCCACAACCAGCGCGTCACATTGATCGTGAACTAA
- a CDS encoding CcmD family protein, with protein sequence MNGYLIAAYVVTWIIHIGYLAALVSRYSRLKREIDDLKKG encoded by the coding sequence ATGAACGGATATTTAATCGCCGCTTACGTCGTCACCTGGATCATCCACATCGGTTACCTGGCCGCGCTGGTGAGCCGCTATTCCCGCCTGAAGCGCGAGATCGACGATCTGAAGAAGGGCTAG
- the ccsA gene encoding cytochrome c biogenesis protein CcsA: MKKAFPILGILTAGLLSYALHLALVVAPTEQTMGDVQRIFYYHVPSAWTAFILFTINFVGSIIYLTTRKTGADIVALVCAEVGVVFCTIVLVTGPIWARPVWGIWWTWDMRLTSTLVLWLIYVSYLILRRFSSGSQTALLAATLSVFGALCVPFVYFSIWFFRTQHPQPVIGGGGSIDPRMMHVLLINWLAFSCFAFLVCWSRYRLEKVQREVEAAHAMQSLTAK, encoded by the coding sequence ATGAAAAAAGCCTTCCCCATCCTCGGCATCCTGACCGCGGGTCTTCTCAGTTATGCGCTCCACTTGGCGCTCGTCGTGGCACCGACCGAGCAGACCATGGGCGACGTACAACGCATTTTCTACTACCACGTTCCGTCGGCCTGGACCGCGTTCATCCTGTTCACAATCAATTTCGTGGGATCGATCATCTATCTCACCACGCGCAAAACCGGCGCGGATATTGTGGCCCTGGTCTGCGCGGAAGTCGGCGTCGTCTTCTGCACCATTGTTCTGGTGACCGGACCAATCTGGGCACGCCCGGTCTGGGGCATCTGGTGGACTTGGGACATGCGCCTGACCTCCACCCTGGTCCTCTGGCTGATCTATGTGAGCTATTTGATCCTGCGACGCTTTTCCTCCGGCAGCCAGACCGCGCTACTTGCGGCCACGCTGTCTGTTTTTGGTGCGCTCTGCGTGCCGTTCGTCTACTTCTCAATCTGGTTCTTCCGGACGCAGCACCCCCAGCCGGTTATTGGGGGCGGCGGATCGATTGATCCGCGCATGATGCACGTCCTGCTGATCAACTGGCTGGCATTCTCGTGCTTTGCGTTTCTGGTCTGCTGGTCACGCTATCGCCTGGAAAAGGTCCAGCGTGAAGTGGAAGCGGCCCATGCTATGCAATCCCTCACCGCCAAATAG
- a CDS encoding heme exporter protein CcmB, whose amino-acid sequence MPTPTGITRATLRKDLRLEWRSKDAINSMLFFSLLVVVVFSFSFDPNAEESRQIAGGLIWVAFLFAAVVALNQTWAREIRNQVLDAYRVSPAPANSLFLAKTIGNFIFVTVLEALMTPLFVVFYQLRALGPAWQLLLVAGLGTWALVVNGTFFAAMSLRLRSREIMLPLLLFPISIPALLAMVQATTAILTGENNARVWIALLLTYDLVFTSACLVLFQTVLNAE is encoded by the coding sequence ATGCCAACACCCACTGGCATCACGCGCGCCACGCTTCGCAAAGACCTCCGCCTGGAGTGGCGCTCCAAAGACGCGATCAACTCCATGCTTTTCTTCTCGCTGCTGGTGGTCGTGGTGTTCAGTTTTTCGTTTGATCCGAACGCCGAAGAGTCCCGGCAAATTGCCGGCGGCCTGATCTGGGTGGCTTTTCTCTTTGCTGCCGTGGTTGCGCTCAATCAAACGTGGGCGCGAGAGATTCGCAATCAAGTGCTTGACGCCTACCGCGTATCGCCCGCGCCGGCGAACTCACTGTTTCTCGCCAAGACAATCGGCAATTTTATTTTCGTGACCGTGCTGGAAGCGCTGATGACTCCGCTGTTCGTCGTGTTCTATCAATTGCGAGCGCTCGGACCGGCATGGCAACTCCTGCTCGTGGCCGGTCTCGGCACCTGGGCCCTGGTTGTGAACGGGACCTTCTTCGCCGCCATGTCATTGCGCTTACGCAGCCGCGAGATCATGTTGCCCTTATTACTATTTCCGATCTCGATCCCCGCATTGCTGGCGATGGTGCAAGCGACGACCGCAATTCTCACCGGAGAGAACAATGCTCGCGTCTGGATCGCATTGCTTCTCACCTACGACTTGGTGTTTACTAGCGCGTGTCTGGTTTTATTTCAAACCGTGCTGAACGCAGAATAA
- a CDS encoding ABC transporter ATP-binding protein, with protein MRLQPVTETAPVITVTNLIKQFGRFAALRGVTADFSAGKLYAILGDNGAGKTTLLRTLAGLNQPSSGEVTILGSRNFHDICHQIGYMAHPSLLYDEMSGMENLEYFARLYGITDCLRCADAIRAVRLDPELARPVGQYSQGMRQRMSLARALLNDPRILLLDEPFSNVDIHSATEMVRLLASTRDQGKTIIVVTHQAALLEGAADEFIWMEAGQIVARTRDLKPPAVKNSGDAN; from the coding sequence ATTAGACTTCAACCGGTGACTGAAACCGCGCCTGTCATCACCGTCACAAACCTGATCAAGCAGTTTGGCCGTTTCGCCGCCCTGCGCGGTGTAACCGCCGATTTCTCCGCGGGAAAGCTGTATGCCATTCTCGGCGACAATGGCGCCGGAAAGACCACGCTGCTCCGCACTCTTGCCGGGCTCAACCAGCCCAGCAGCGGTGAAGTGACCATTCTCGGTTCCCGAAACTTCCATGACATCTGCCACCAGATTGGATACATGGCGCATCCGTCGTTGCTGTATGACGAGATGAGTGGCATGGAAAACCTGGAGTACTTTGCACGGCTCTATGGCATCACCGACTGCTTGCGCTGCGCGGACGCGATTCGCGCCGTGCGGCTCGATCCAGAGCTTGCTCGTCCGGTTGGGCAATACTCGCAAGGAATGCGGCAGAGGATGTCGCTGGCTCGCGCGCTGCTCAACGATCCCAGGATTCTTTTGTTGGACGAACCGTTCTCGAACGTTGACATCCACTCCGCTACCGAGATGGTGCGACTGCTGGCCAGCACGCGCGATCAAGGCAAGACGATTATTGTCGTCACCCATCAAGCCGCGTTACTTGAGGGCGCTGCCGATGAGTTCATCTGGATGGAGGCGGGCCAGATCGTAGCCCGCACCCGTGACCTGAAACCGCCGGCGGTGAAGAATTCAGGAGATGCGAACTGA
- a CDS encoding cytochrome c maturation protein CcmE produces the protein MSSEASKYLKFGAVTVLILLSLGYLAYTGVQDSKSYYVTIKELQGMGDGAYSKRLRVAGNVVPGSIKRSGTRVDFLLKEQDLTLNVSYTGTEAPPDTFKDDSQALADGSFGRDGVFHAKQLQAKCASKYAPKPGEAPAAQPGKSMTQNQNSPSNSMAN, from the coding sequence ATGTCAAGCGAAGCCAGCAAGTACCTTAAATTTGGCGCGGTTACCGTGCTTATCCTGCTTTCGCTGGGCTATCTCGCCTACACCGGTGTTCAGGACAGTAAGAGTTACTACGTCACTATCAAGGAACTGCAGGGCATGGGCGACGGAGCCTACTCGAAACGCCTGCGCGTCGCAGGAAACGTCGTTCCGGGCTCCATCAAGCGCTCTGGGACCCGCGTCGACTTCCTCCTGAAAGAGCAGGACTTGACGCTGAACGTCTCCTATACCGGCACCGAGGCCCCGCCCGACACTTTCAAGGACGACTCGCAAGCCCTGGCGGATGGCAGTTTTGGCCGCGACGGTGTGTTTCACGCCAAGCAGCTGCAGGCGAAATGCGCATCGAAATACGCGCCGAAGCCGGGCGAAGCGCCGGCCGCCCAGCCTGGCAAGAGCATGACTCAGAATCAGAACTCCCCTTCCAACAGCATGGCGAATTAG